The region GGTCCCCCTTCCGAGAAACTGACCTGCGGAAGATGAAGCAGGGGTGAGAAGCGTGGACGCAGCAGAGCAGCGGGAGAGCTCCAGAGGCGCGTAGCAGAGGCGCGCAGCAGAGCCGCAGTTACGTCACTTGGACTGTGTCGAGTTTAAAatagaaaatcatttttatttagtCAATGGTTAAGATGACCACTCCACTTCGATTACGAACATGTAGAATGGATATAATCGTCCAGATAACTGTCGGCGTCATCTAAAACGGAAAAGACGGTTCTAAAATGCTTCTGTCATCAATTACTGTAGCAAAGTGACGAtgtttctatctatctatctatctatctatctatctatctatctatctatatctatctatctatctatctatctatctagtaCGCGCCTAAATAAAACCTCTGGAAAATGGTGAATGGGTGAACTGTATATTTCGCATGAATGACGTGACTTGAAATTGCTCTTAAAAAAtcttaaaataaatgatctcATATTAAAGACTTCAAAAAGCAGACTAGAGGCCGCCGCTCACTCAATAAACCATAAACACAGACCGTCACCATCTATattataaagtaaaaaaaacgcACGGCTGTGCGCTGAGGGGAGGAAGTTGTTGCACTCTTGACCGAATAAGTCACAGAAAATGTTGCACATGTGATATTCTGACTGTCACTGTAGATCACACCAGTATAAGCAGTAATAGTTACAAAACAGACCAGCTGCTGGAACGACGGCTGCTCGATGTCACTCTGCAGGGCGAAGTCGCTGAGGACCTTCCACGGAGGCTGGTAGCTCTGCACCTCCACCGGGTTGGCCTGAATGCCCCCGTCGTGTCTCTCTGGACTGGCTGCCACCATCGGGGTGCCCGTCATTCCCTGAATATTCTAAAAGAGAACATACGTGTTCAGGAAATTCTATTTGAcgtgtgtatgcgtgcgtgtTAAcctatgtgtgtgcgtgtgtgtgtgtgtgtgtggggggggggggggggggggggggtactgagagagggagggagggagggagggagaaatggAGACCACTAATAAGATAATTAACAAATAGAAATTACAGAACGGACCATGACCGTTTGCAAGTTTACTTCCCGATCGATGATGTCATCCCTTTGTGACGACgacccccaccccagccccaCCCGGCCGGTTAAAGACTTTGAGACAAAGTTGTCAGAGTCGGGATCAGGTTTCATTGCTTGTGTGACAGTGCTGAATGGAGATCTGATGTGGCACCTCACCGTTTTGTCGttggtctgctgctgctggagctgcttcaTCAGCAGgctcttcttcttgtctttgCACCGCTTATTCTGGAACCAGACTCGGATCACTCGCGGGCTCAGGCCGGtcatctccaccagctgctccttcatcaGGGCGTCAGGCCTTGGGTTGGCGTTGTAGCAGGTGCGCAGCGTGTGCAGCTGCTTCTCGTTCAAGACTGTCCGAACACGAGTGGTCTTTTCCGGCTGTTTGTGGACGTGAGGCCGCAGTGCAGGGGTCCGAGCGGAAACCGGTTCTGCTGTAAGAAAGGACGTGAGACACGTCACACTAGGGACAGACTGGCAGAATATGcgtattgttattgttattattattattactggcgcattttatttttaagagaaCAGAGAAGAAATATATAAATACTTGGCCCTTCCTGTTCGAAATAGGACAAAACATATTTAGATGCAGGTAAAGATGAATTTGTATGACTCATCAGATTCAATAACCTGCTCTAACTGTGGATTCTATAATTCCATCCTGATGTCACAGCTACCACCTACAGCTCATCTCAGGACCAACAGCAGGTCCCTGACCGCAGAGCCAGTGTCACGTTTCCAGTGCTCCCAGTAGTGATAAGTTAGAGTATTTCTGACAACAGCGCCCACTTAATCTAATCTACACCGAGCCTGGTTTGGGTGACTGACAGTGGAATGCGGAGAGGGGGACCAACATTAAAGACACCATTTTATAGGAAGTGAGACGCAAagaactttctttctttcttttctttctttctttcttttctttctttctttctttctttctttctttctttctttcttaattGTGAAAATCATAGTTGGGTATGGTTACGATTGATTATGTCTCAAAACTGGGCAATGACATGTTTAAATCTCCCCTACGCTCTCTCGGGTTTACCTGCCATCTGCAGCGGTCTGGCTGGATGCAGCGGGCTGAGCGGATCTCCAGAGGCCAGACTGGCCCGTTCCACAACGTCATGGTCGGCCCGGCAGAAAAGTCCGTCGTCTCGCAGCGCAAACTCGTCCCCGGGAATGAGCTGGCGGCTGCAGGCCACGCAGCGGAAACACTCGATGTGGTAGACTTTGGAGCGGGCCCGCATCACGAAGTCGTTTTTGCTGAAGCCGATGTTGCATTTAGCACATTTGATCCCGTATAACCTGCagccataataataataataataataataataataataataataataataataataatagacaCTTTTGATTTCACGTTTTGTGCTGGAGCTGGTAGGATAGTAACGGGTGTGCCTAGGGaggcaataataataataacaataataataataaaagtaataataataataataataataataataataataataataatataataataataatatagcgATGATGATGCATTAACTCTAGTTATACAAACATGATTCGAATGtcaatttgtatttttttaagacTAAATTATACATTATGTACAATTCTTCACCAAAAAATAAGCACCTATATAACGATCCGATGATTCACCAATTGATAGATTCATATCACGGATGCATTCATTCTAAATAGCGGCATGCAGACGCTTTGGAAAGTATGATCTGTCAATAATGTGTCAATGGGGGCGCAACAATTTGATCGGActaatttattattaaataagtTATATGAGCCCACTCTAGTCTACAAAATAATTTAGTAAGGTAAAAGCGTGGGTTATTAATTGGACAGTGA is a window of Takifugu flavidus isolate HTHZ2018 chromosome 5, ASM371156v2, whole genome shotgun sequence DNA encoding:
- the isl1a gene encoding insulin gene enhancer protein isl-1 isoform X1; its protein translation is MGDMGDPPKKKRLVSLCVGCGNQIHDQYILRVSPDLEWHAACLKCAECSQYLDESCTCFVRDGKTYCKRDYIRLYGIKCAKCNIGFSKNDFVMRARSKVYHIECFRCVACSRQLIPGDEFALRDDGLFCRADHDVVERASLASGDPLSPLHPARPLQMAAEPVSARTPALRPHVHKQPEKTTRVRTVLNEKQLHTLRTCYNANPRPDALMKEQLVEMTGLSPRVIRVWFQNKRCKDKKKSLLMKQLQQQQTNDKTNIQGMTGTPMVAASPERHDGGIQANPVEVQSYQPPWKVLSDFALQSDIEQPSFQQLVSFSEGGPGSNSTGSEVASMSSQLPDTPNSMVSSPIEA
- the isl1a gene encoding insulin gene enhancer protein isl-1 isoform X2, which encodes MGDMGDPPKKKRLVSLCVGCGNQIHDQYILRVSPDLEWHAACLKCAECSQYLDESCTCFVRDGKTYCKRDYIRLYGIKCAKCNIGFSKNDFVMRARSKVYHIECFRCVACSRQLIPGDEFALRDDGLFCRADHDVVERASLASGDPLSPLHPARPLQMAEPVSARTPALRPHVHKQPEKTTRVRTVLNEKQLHTLRTCYNANPRPDALMKEQLVEMTGLSPRVIRVWFQNKRCKDKKKSLLMKQLQQQQTNDKTNIQGMTGTPMVAASPERHDGGIQANPVEVQSYQPPWKVLSDFALQSDIEQPSFQQLVSFSEGGPGSNSTGSEVASMSSQLPDTPNSMVSSPIEA